Proteins found in one Haloarcula litorea genomic segment:
- a CDS encoding SOS response-associated peptidase — MCGRNSLFIDQADLEARFDAEVAADGGYTPRYNIAPGEDLFIITNEAPDDIDAYHWGLIPFWADEPEEGIINARSETADEKRVFERAWESRPCLVPSSGFYEWKSPNGGSKQPYRIFREDDPAFAMAGLWDVWEGNDETISCVTILTTEPNDLMNSIHDRMPVVLPKDAESDWLAADPDTRKELCQPYPKDDLDAYEISTRVNNPGNDDPQVIEPLDHEQSALGEFSS, encoded by the coding sequence ATGTGTGGCCGAAACTCGCTCTTCATCGACCAGGCTGACCTCGAGGCTCGCTTCGACGCCGAGGTCGCCGCAGACGGCGGGTACACACCCCGATACAACATCGCGCCTGGCGAGGACCTCTTCATCATTACGAACGAGGCTCCAGACGACATCGACGCCTACCACTGGGGGCTGATTCCGTTCTGGGCGGATGAACCCGAGGAGGGCATCATCAACGCTCGCTCGGAGACTGCCGACGAGAAACGCGTCTTCGAGCGGGCGTGGGAATCACGTCCCTGCCTCGTCCCCTCGTCAGGATTCTACGAGTGGAAATCGCCGAACGGCGGGTCGAAACAGCCCTACCGGATTTTTCGCGAGGACGACCCCGCGTTCGCGATGGCCGGGCTCTGGGACGTCTGGGAGGGCAACGACGAGACGATCTCGTGCGTCACGATTCTCACGACGGAGCCGAACGACCTGATGAACTCAATCCACGACCGGATGCCGGTCGTCCTCCCAAAGGACGCGGAATCTGACTGGCTCGCCGCAGACCCGGACACCCGCAAGGAACTGTGCCAGCCGTATCCGAAGGACGATCTGGACGCCTACGAGATTTCGACGCGAGTCAACAACCCCGGTAACGACGATCCCCAGGTCATCGAGCCGCTGGACCACGAGCAATCGGCCCTCGGCGAGTTCAGTTCCTGA